Proteins found in one Xenopus laevis strain J_2021 chromosome 1L, Xenopus_laevis_v10.1, whole genome shotgun sequence genomic segment:
- the LOC108695651 gene encoding olfactory receptor 10A7, producing MISTHVKMSENYTRIDEFILLGFSNVSLKFQLFLFHLFLFIYLFTLLGNITIISVVTLDSVLHTPMYYFLRNLSFLEICYVTVTQPKLLQTFVAKSKAISFSGCCAQMYCFFTLGVTECFLLAVMAYDRYVAICNPLRYYNVMSKATCLRLAIISWVSGNLISLGQTVSIFTLPYCGSNIINHFFCDIPPLLKLACTDVSANEIAVAVTGFLVLPLPFIMVLCSYGRIITAIIRISSNKGRKKVLSTCASHFASVTLFFGTGAFTYVRMKTSNTPDNDKILSLLYSVVTPLLNPLIYSLRNKEVKAGLRKLLDGKTRGIETQT from the coding sequence ATGATATCCACACATGTAAAAATGTCAGAAAACTATACCCGCATTGATGAGTTTATACTTCTGGGCTTTTCCAACGTTTCTCTGAAGTTTCAACTCTTCCTTTTTCACCTCTTTCTCTTCATCTATCTCTTTACTCTGCTGGGCAACATAACAATCATTTCAGTGGTCACACTGGACTCTGTTCTTCATACCCCTATGTATTATTTTCTACGTAACCTGTCCTTCCTTGAAATTTGCTATGTTACAGTCACACAACCCAagctgcttcagacctttgttgCCAAAAGCAAGGCCATCTCTTTCAGTGGCTGTTGTGCTCAGATGTACTGCTTCTTCACTCTTGGTGTCACTGAGTGCTTTCTTCTGGCTGTTATGGCTTATGACAGGTATGTGGCCATCTGCAATCCATTGAGATATTACAATGTGATGAGTAAAGCTACATGCCTAAGGCTGGCCATCATCTCTTGGGTTTCTGGCAATCTAATATCCCTTGGTCAAACAGTTTCCATTTTTACCCTTCCATACTGTGGCTCTAACATTATTAATCACTTTTTCTGTGACATCCCACCTCTGCTCAAACTAGCTTGCACTGATGTTTCTGCCAATGAAATTGCTGTTGCAGTAACTGGTTTTCTAGTTCTTCCCCTACCTTTTATTATGGTGCTTTGCTCCTATGGAAGAATCATTACTGCTATCATACGCATCAGCTCTAACAAAGGGCGCAAGAAGGTCCTCTCCACCTGTGCTTCACACTTTGCCTCTGTCACCTTGTTTTTTGGCACGGGTGCATTCACCTATGTACGGATGAAAACAAGCAACACACCTGATAATGACAAAATATTGTCTCTTCTCTACAGTGTGGTAACTCCTTTACTGAACCCCCTTAtatacagtttaaggaacaaagAGGTAAAAGCTGGACTTAGAAAACTGTTGGATGGTAAGACAAGAGGCATAGAAACACAAACATAA